The following proteins are co-located in the Leptospira weilii genome:
- a CDS encoding adenylate/guanylate cyclase domain-containing protein, whose protein sequence is MNSATESIKDTLELIRPYLPSAIVRRLADANESKLQRSQSFEGAVLFFDVVGFTPTTLALAAKGTRGIDALQTVLSNYYTALLKHLSQWGGAVYQFAGDSVLVSFEKQKDETDTEAALRVANCALGIFNSISEYSSNELLGETVNLPARVGLAYGVYQEFILGEQDRFLRAVIAGTPVDQSISAEKLASSGEIILSAELWNLLPTFKNGENVNSDFYRLIDCEKCENIIPLPSRSILEERISDERFFKRCKRFIVPELYQRVTNIHRAFSGDYREVASVFVRINSPLESNADSKNFNNFFTYVQSVATSCSGTFVVTDLSDKGGVFSVLFGAPAALENKEALAGRFAIRLLEGASNYPAAKNLQIGISTGMAYCGDLGAPFRKDFTAIGEMMNIAARLATLSGHSGVLIDFQTKSKLAKSFSFHEVGDVELKGVSGAKKIFQLTSEQKNIPGLLIQYRDKMIGRKEELDRLHKMLEASSEKGGVVCRIIADAGIGKSRLTNTFIDQAYDRNVEILIGYCYPYEKFTPFYPWKELLSLFLGIFEDDSLETRVSKAEKALHNLNSFDIAWAKALVALMGVPVQEDPLTREIDQKQKNERLFEIILSLLQERADEKPLALVFEDVHWIDELSSRLLEKLAFRLSTMKVMLILVSRPEGQFAEDSVSPNEELIRLKEFKPEEARDFLIHKFKLDTSQEEFLDQILNRSGGNPFFLESIVHNLIEEGTLKKLENGTFSPSDKSRDIQIPNTLNDVLLARVDRLQEREKIVLKTASVIGRLINVDTLNHLLPVEFRSEIQNILQSLEGLDLTPLEVTDPLTYIFKHIVIRDIVYNTLLHSTREDLHKKIASFIEKENENNVTEMADILAFHYQQCSDFEKAYKYSLMAARKARSKYANRDAIYHYSKALEMISQFETTKGEIYYEIKQELAHAHRLLGEYSVAEVLFKECLENKSTLNLIRSYTGLGQVYQEQDDISRAMDTLEKALRITGIRPPKSRPDTIFKIVLQLSFVLRFSIFGSSYTSPNKAERLKLRCIILTTLAKLYIMKDVKKFGWSVFTQYNATQRFEDPVRQSLAECALGQVFVGMNLFGPSKHFLNRGRELAEKTGDPYAKAISILVQSAYYMMLNRSDLGLPFLHDSISIYRQVGEKWDLLSALSSGGFLYYLQSDFRTAKKYFDDIGELASDLGAQLQLRWTRIWSPYLGYLLGETEPLELEKKLLIEAERAALENDVMNELSTINKLLKLAMLEGWPEKAAYWSRRSYAGFLKCEVKFPQLQIGNVYLAEAALYAKRELGDKSLDKMIHYGLKHSLKLGKSLPYLYGPALMLKGKLKLHDGDRKSAKAIFKKAESFLSNTLNQWEYATALYEAGLLLEDKNRISIAKGILQQLEAKADLKRLEKSSVV, encoded by the coding sequence ATGAATAGCGCAACGGAATCCATTAAAGATACCCTGGAATTGATCAGACCTTATCTGCCTTCCGCAATCGTTCGGAGATTGGCGGACGCCAACGAATCCAAACTGCAAAGGTCACAGTCTTTCGAAGGGGCCGTCTTATTTTTCGACGTTGTCGGATTTACTCCCACCACATTGGCGTTAGCCGCCAAAGGAACGCGAGGAATCGACGCGTTACAAACCGTTCTTTCCAATTACTATACCGCATTGTTAAAACATCTCAGTCAATGGGGCGGAGCGGTTTATCAATTCGCAGGAGATTCCGTTTTAGTCAGTTTCGAAAAACAAAAAGACGAAACCGATACGGAAGCCGCGCTCCGCGTCGCAAATTGCGCATTAGGAATCTTTAATTCGATTTCCGAATATAGCTCGAACGAACTTCTGGGTGAAACTGTAAATCTCCCGGCTCGAGTCGGATTGGCTTACGGAGTGTACCAGGAATTTATTTTAGGGGAACAGGATCGTTTTTTAAGAGCCGTGATCGCAGGAACGCCCGTGGATCAATCCATTTCCGCTGAAAAACTCGCTTCAAGCGGAGAGATCATTCTCAGTGCGGAACTCTGGAATCTCCTTCCGACATTCAAAAATGGAGAGAATGTTAATTCCGATTTCTATCGTCTGATCGATTGCGAAAAATGCGAGAATATAATCCCACTTCCCTCCCGTTCCATATTGGAAGAAAGAATCTCGGACGAACGTTTTTTCAAACGTTGTAAACGTTTTATAGTTCCGGAACTATACCAAAGAGTGACTAATATCCACAGAGCCTTTTCAGGAGATTACCGCGAAGTTGCTTCCGTGTTTGTTCGAATTAATTCGCCTCTGGAATCGAATGCGGATTCAAAAAACTTTAACAACTTCTTCACATACGTTCAAAGCGTTGCGACTTCCTGTTCCGGAACGTTCGTAGTCACGGATTTATCCGACAAAGGCGGAGTATTTAGCGTTCTCTTCGGCGCTCCCGCGGCGCTTGAAAATAAGGAAGCGTTGGCGGGTCGATTCGCAATTCGGCTCTTAGAGGGAGCTTCCAATTATCCTGCGGCAAAAAATCTACAGATCGGAATCTCGACGGGAATGGCGTATTGCGGAGATTTAGGAGCACCCTTCCGAAAGGATTTTACGGCTATCGGAGAAATGATGAATATCGCAGCGAGACTTGCGACTCTTTCCGGGCATAGCGGAGTCCTGATCGATTTCCAAACCAAAAGTAAACTAGCGAAGAGTTTTTCTTTTCACGAAGTGGGGGACGTTGAACTCAAAGGTGTTTCGGGAGCTAAGAAGATATTTCAGCTAACGTCCGAACAGAAAAATATTCCCGGTCTTCTGATTCAATACAGAGATAAGATGATCGGAAGAAAAGAAGAACTCGATCGTCTTCATAAGATGTTGGAAGCTTCCAGCGAAAAAGGCGGAGTCGTTTGCAGAATCATCGCGGATGCCGGAATTGGAAAATCCAGATTAACCAACACTTTTATCGATCAGGCTTATGATCGAAACGTGGAGATTCTCATCGGTTATTGTTATCCTTACGAAAAGTTCACCCCATTCTATCCTTGGAAAGAATTGTTGAGTCTTTTTCTGGGAATTTTCGAAGACGATTCCTTGGAAACAAGAGTCTCGAAGGCGGAAAAAGCGCTCCATAATTTGAATTCCTTCGACATCGCTTGGGCTAAGGCGCTCGTCGCTTTGATGGGAGTTCCCGTACAAGAAGATCCATTGACTAGAGAAATCGATCAAAAACAAAAGAACGAAAGGCTTTTCGAAATTATCCTCTCCTTGTTACAAGAACGCGCGGACGAGAAACCGTTGGCGTTAGTCTTCGAAGACGTTCACTGGATCGACGAACTTTCCAGCCGCCTTTTGGAAAAACTCGCGTTCCGATTGTCTACGATGAAGGTAATGCTCATTCTCGTATCCAGACCGGAAGGACAGTTTGCGGAAGACTCCGTTTCTCCGAACGAAGAACTCATTCGTTTGAAAGAATTCAAACCGGAAGAAGCAAGGGATTTTCTCATTCACAAATTTAAGTTGGATACGAGCCAAGAAGAATTCTTAGATCAGATTCTTAACAGATCCGGCGGAAATCCGTTTTTTCTCGAATCCATCGTCCATAACTTAATCGAAGAAGGAACTCTTAAAAAACTAGAAAACGGAACTTTTTCCCCGTCCGACAAAAGTCGGGATATCCAGATTCCGAATACGTTAAACGACGTTTTACTCGCTCGTGTGGACCGCCTTCAGGAAAGAGAAAAAATCGTTTTGAAAACTGCTTCCGTAATCGGTCGCTTGATCAACGTGGATACTCTCAATCATCTATTGCCGGTCGAATTTCGCTCCGAGATCCAGAACATCCTGCAAAGTTTGGAAGGTTTAGATCTAACCCCTCTTGAGGTTACCGATCCTCTTACGTATATCTTCAAGCATATCGTGATTCGGGATATTGTCTACAACACTCTTTTGCATTCCACAAGAGAAGACCTCCACAAAAAAATCGCATCGTTTATCGAAAAAGAAAACGAAAACAATGTGACAGAGATGGCGGATATTCTCGCGTTTCACTATCAGCAGTGTTCGGACTTTGAAAAGGCATATAAATATTCTTTGATGGCCGCTCGTAAAGCCAGAAGTAAATATGCGAACAGGGACGCGATCTATCATTATAGCAAGGCGTTGGAAATGATTTCTCAGTTTGAAACGACGAAAGGAGAAATCTATTACGAAATCAAACAGGAACTCGCACACGCCCATCGTCTCCTCGGAGAGTATTCGGTCGCAGAAGTTCTCTTCAAGGAATGTTTGGAAAACAAATCCACGCTCAATTTGATTCGTTCTTATACTGGATTGGGCCAGGTTTATCAAGAACAGGACGACATTTCCCGTGCGATGGATACTTTGGAAAAAGCCCTTCGTATTACCGGTATCCGTCCGCCAAAAAGCAGACCGGATACGATATTCAAAATCGTATTACAACTTTCTTTTGTTCTTCGTTTTTCTATATTCGGTTCTTCTTATACGTCTCCGAACAAAGCGGAACGGTTGAAACTTAGATGTATCATTCTGACTACTTTAGCCAAATTATACATCATGAAAGACGTTAAAAAATTCGGTTGGTCCGTGTTTACGCAATACAACGCGACACAAAGATTCGAAGACCCGGTACGCCAATCTCTCGCGGAATGCGCACTCGGTCAGGTTTTTGTCGGAATGAATCTTTTTGGACCCTCGAAACATTTTCTGAACAGAGGAAGAGAACTGGCCGAAAAAACGGGAGACCCTTACGCAAAAGCGATCAGTATTTTGGTACAAAGCGCGTATTACATGATGCTCAACCGTTCGGATTTAGGACTTCCTTTTCTTCACGATTCGATTTCGATTTATCGCCAAGTAGGAGAAAAATGGGATCTGCTTTCCGCACTTTCTTCGGGCGGTTTTCTTTATTATCTTCAATCCGATTTTAGAACCGCAAAGAAATATTTCGACGATATCGGGGAACTCGCGAGCGATTTAGGCGCTCAGTTACAACTCCGATGGACTCGAATTTGGTCTCCGTACCTCGGATATCTTCTCGGCGAAACGGAACCTCTTGAGTTAGAAAAAAAATTGTTAATCGAAGCCGAAAGAGCGGCTTTAGAAAACGACGTCATGAACGAACTTTCCACGATCAATAAATTGTTGAAGCTCGCAATGTTAGAAGGTTGGCCTGAAAAAGCCGCATATTGGTCTAGAAGAAGTTATGCTGGATTCCTAAAATGCGAAGTGAAATTCCCTCAACTTCAAATCGGAAACGTTTATCTCGCGGAAGCCGCTCTTTATGCGAAAAGAGAGTTAGGCGATAAGAGCTTGGATAAAATGATTCATTACGGTTTAAAACACAGTTTAAAACTCGGGAAATCTCTTCCTTATCTTTACGGCCCTGCTTTGATGCTCAAAGGAAAGTTAAAACTCCACGACGGAGATCGGAAAAGTGCGAAAGCCATCTTTAAAAAAGCCGAATCCTTTTTGTCCAACACGTTGAATCAATGGGAATATGCGACCGCGCTGTATGAGGCCGGATTGCTTCTGGAAGATAAGAATCGTATTTCGATCGCAAAGGGAATTCTACAACAACTCGAAGCTAAGGCGGATTTAAAACGTTTGGAAAAAAGCTCAGTCGTTTGA
- a CDS encoding GMC oxidoreductase has protein sequence MKKYEAVVIGTGFGGAVNGCRLSKKWPGRVLILERGKRYPKGSFPRSPHDMSQNFWNVPEEDSSKARPKRLSKLNQTGLFDIRNYKNMDVVISAGLGGGSLIYANVFLEPPDHIFDERWPANVKKKSLTSYYKIVKEILGSRPIPTNNDPRRKIVRTELYQRFAKSVGRESKLADINVFFGNDFKKPTPIGLQEKNRYGAVQTSCTYCAECDIGCNTHSKNTLDLNYLFAAENKYKADVRTEHLVQKIVPLGPDGNDNSSYHGENGYRIYFRDLSVHTRDLISVVTKRVVVSAGTLGSTELLLRCKEEFKTLPDISDHLGKQFSGNGDFLSFAIKGKEPANPNYGPVITQYTDYNLFKSYDPKKAFILQDASYPVFASYFAEASVPWFLRIGFFFHMLGELFKKFLNGKIFGKVGYLISEVMKGDLSYTSAVLLCMGIDRADGEMILDRKRGFQVQWPQKNSMSLYEAILGVMKTFASFIKTDFYFPLPTWSWPIRNNVSVHPLGGCILGNSITHAVTSADSKTFGQVFSYQGLYVADGSLSPTAIGANPSMTIAALAERVAEGITGMKPTANL, from the coding sequence ATGAAAAAATACGAAGCGGTTGTGATTGGTACCGGATTCGGCGGGGCCGTAAACGGTTGCAGATTGAGCAAAAAATGGCCGGGCCGGGTTTTGATTCTGGAACGCGGAAAACGCTATCCCAAAGGTTCCTTTCCCCGTTCTCCTCACGACATGTCCCAAAATTTTTGGAACGTTCCCGAAGAGGATAGTTCCAAAGCCCGTCCAAAAAGACTTTCCAAATTGAACCAAACGGGTTTATTCGACATTCGAAATTACAAAAACATGGACGTCGTTATTTCTGCAGGACTCGGCGGTGGGTCTTTGATTTACGCGAATGTTTTCCTAGAACCGCCGGATCATATTTTCGACGAACGTTGGCCCGCGAACGTGAAAAAGAAAAGCCTAACTTCATATTATAAAATCGTAAAAGAAATTTTGGGCTCCAGGCCAATTCCGACGAACAACGATCCCCGAAGAAAAATCGTTCGAACCGAACTCTATCAAAGATTTGCAAAATCCGTAGGCCGAGAATCCAAACTTGCGGATATCAACGTATTTTTCGGAAACGATTTCAAAAAACCTACGCCGATAGGACTTCAGGAAAAAAATCGTTACGGAGCCGTCCAAACTTCCTGCACGTATTGCGCGGAATGCGATATCGGATGTAATACACATTCCAAAAACACTTTGGATCTAAATTATCTTTTTGCGGCGGAAAACAAATACAAGGCCGATGTGAGAACCGAACATCTAGTTCAAAAGATCGTTCCTCTCGGACCGGACGGAAACGATAATTCTTCTTATCACGGCGAAAACGGTTATCGAATTTATTTTAGAGATCTTTCCGTGCATACCAGAGATTTGATTTCCGTAGTCACAAAACGAGTCGTAGTTTCCGCAGGGACGTTAGGAAGTACCGAACTTCTTTTAAGATGTAAGGAGGAATTCAAAACTCTTCCCGATATATCGGATCACCTAGGAAAACAATTCTCCGGCAACGGCGACTTTTTATCCTTTGCCATCAAAGGAAAAGAACCTGCAAATCCGAACTACGGCCCGGTAATTACGCAATATACGGACTATAACTTGTTCAAAAGTTACGATCCTAAAAAGGCTTTTATTCTTCAGGACGCGAGTTATCCCGTTTTTGCCTCTTACTTTGCCGAGGCGTCCGTTCCCTGGTTTTTAAGAATCGGATTTTTCTTTCATATGCTCGGGGAACTTTTTAAAAAATTTTTAAACGGCAAAATTTTCGGAAAGGTCGGTTATCTAATAAGCGAAGTAATGAAAGGCGACCTTTCTTACACTTCGGCGGTATTATTGTGTATGGGAATCGACCGTGCAGACGGAGAGATGATTTTGGACCGCAAAAGAGGTTTTCAAGTCCAATGGCCTCAAAAAAACAGCATGTCGCTTTATGAAGCGATTCTCGGCGTGATGAAAACCTTTGCTTCGTTTATCAAAACAGACTTTTATTTTCCGCTCCCGACCTGGTCTTGGCCGATTCGCAATAACGTCTCCGTACACCCGTTAGGCGGTTGCATCCTCGGAAATTCGATAACTCACGCGGTGACTTCCGCGGATTCAAAAACTTTCGGGCAGGTATTTTCGTACCAAGGACTTTATGTGGCCGATGGAAGTCTTTCTCCGACCGCAATCGGCGCAAACCCATCCATGACAATCGCCGCTCTTGCCGAAAGGGTCGCGGAAGGAATTACTGGAATGAAACCGACGGCGAATCTCTGA
- a CDS encoding cation diffusion facilitator family transporter, protein MGHHHRHSHNHSHDPHDYHPESVGKSLVMAMFFNLVYAGIEAGIGLWSGSLALLSDAGHNLMDVSSLLLAWIAIKLQERGPSPGFTYGWKKSSILVSLLNSILIFGTVGFIIYESIEKLSRPTPVPGGMVAAVAFVGVLVNFSSSFLFRKSKDEDVNMKGAYLHLLADGLVSLGVIVSGLLIQWLGFLWIDPIVGLLVGLVILYGNIPLFRQSLRLSLDSTPDAIRSEIVESELKSIEGVLNIHHIHIWSLSTTENALTAHLVLKNGLSSDHQRIIKYKAREILKGLKIAHVTLETEEERENCGQVDCN, encoded by the coding sequence ATGGGGCATCACCATCGTCACTCGCATAATCATTCTCACGATCCCCACGACTATCATCCCGAAAGCGTGGGTAAAAGTCTTGTAATGGCGATGTTTTTCAATCTCGTTTATGCGGGTATCGAGGCGGGAATCGGTCTTTGGTCCGGATCGCTTGCTTTGCTTTCGGATGCGGGTCATAATTTGATGGATGTGAGTTCTTTGCTTCTCGCTTGGATTGCGATTAAACTTCAAGAAAGAGGGCCTTCTCCGGGGTTTACTTACGGTTGGAAAAAATCTTCGATCCTAGTCAGCCTTCTTAATTCTATTTTAATTTTCGGTACTGTGGGTTTTATCATTTACGAATCGATTGAGAAATTATCCAGACCAACTCCTGTTCCTGGAGGAATGGTCGCTGCCGTGGCTTTTGTGGGGGTTTTAGTAAATTTCTCCTCATCCTTCTTATTTCGCAAAAGTAAAGACGAGGATGTGAATATGAAAGGCGCGTATCTGCATCTTCTCGCGGACGGATTGGTGTCTTTGGGGGTGATCGTTTCCGGTTTATTGATTCAATGGCTTGGATTTTTGTGGATCGACCCGATAGTTGGTCTTTTGGTGGGACTTGTGATTCTGTACGGAAATATTCCGCTTTTTAGGCAAAGTCTCCGATTGAGTTTAGATTCCACTCCGGATGCGATTCGATCGGAAATCGTGGAAAGCGAGCTTAAATCCATAGAAGGCGTATTAAATATTCATCATATTCACATTTGGTCTTTGAGTACTACGGAAAACGCCCTGACTGCGCATCTCGTTTTAAAAAACGGTCTTTCTTCCGATCATCAGAGAATTATCAAGTATAAGGCGAGGGAAATTCTGAAGGGTTTAAAAATCGCGCATGTTACTCTGGAAACCGAAGAAGAACGGGAAAATTGCGGACAAGTCGATTGTAACTGA
- a CDS encoding PaaI family thioesterase encodes MQVSESTTKAWEVMNNLSDKMAKEYNLSLELPPKSFKEMKAEFVEFEGAKRIVVRFPYDDRFANPMGIFQGGMLCTALDNTFGPLSYLAAKKPCVTTDLSTQFFRTFFPKDEYILIEAKVISKSLAMLTMQAEVRNPKNKLIAIATSSVLILQESMLKRMTSKQEQEE; translated from the coding sequence ATGCAGGTTTCTGAATCCACTACAAAAGCATGGGAAGTGATGAACAACTTGTCCGATAAAATGGCCAAAGAGTATAATCTCAGTCTCGAACTTCCACCGAAATCCTTTAAGGAAATGAAGGCCGAATTCGTAGAATTCGAAGGAGCAAAAAGGATTGTAGTTCGGTTTCCTTACGATGATCGTTTTGCGAATCCGATGGGAATTTTTCAAGGAGGAATGCTTTGCACCGCGTTAGATAATACTTTCGGACCTCTTTCTTATCTTGCCGCTAAAAAACCCTGCGTTACCACAGATTTATCTACGCAGTTTTTTAGAACTTTCTTTCCAAAGGACGAATACATTTTGATCGAAGCGAAAGTAATTTCTAAATCGCTCGCCATGCTAACTATGCAGGCAGAAGTCAGAAATCCAAAAAACAAACTCATTGCGATCGCTACTTCGAGTGTTTTGATTTTACAAGAATCTATGCTCAAAAGAATGACAAGCAAACAGGAACAGGAAGAATAA
- a CDS encoding TetR/AcrR family transcriptional regulator, giving the protein MRSGGSTKEKIVTIAKDYFQSVGFRSFSFQDIANDLGIKKASIHYYYPSKEELGLEILEAYDKDFKKYIENIRERSPRVRLFGLFKLYVSYAGKNGNICPFGVVSTEYHALSQTIRDKTLILQDQHRDFLIQTLYDGVRDGSFALTLSVRDTADLFISAIQGAMQISRIRKDKEYFPKMIQSLKSMIQTKEHKNAGF; this is encoded by the coding sequence ATGAGATCCGGGGGAAGCACAAAGGAAAAAATCGTTACCATTGCCAAGGATTATTTTCAAAGTGTCGGCTTCCGATCGTTCAGCTTCCAAGATATAGCCAACGATTTAGGAATTAAAAAGGCGAGTATCCACTATTATTACCCTTCCAAAGAGGAATTGGGGCTTGAAATACTAGAAGCATACGATAAGGACTTCAAAAAATACATAGAAAACATAAGGGAAAGATCGCCCCGCGTTAGACTATTCGGACTTTTTAAACTTTATGTGAGTTACGCCGGTAAAAATGGAAATATTTGTCCGTTCGGCGTCGTGAGTACAGAGTACCATGCCCTTTCTCAAACGATCCGAGACAAAACCTTAATTCTTCAAGACCAACATCGCGATTTTTTAATACAAACTTTGTACGACGGGGTAAGGGACGGATCCTTCGCGCTTACTCTCAGTGTTCGCGATACAGCTGACTTATTCATCTCCGCAATCCAAGGGGCAATGCAAATTTCAAGAATCCGAAAGGATAAGGAATATTTTCCGAAAATGATTCAAAGTCTTAAATCGATGATACAAACGAAGGAGCATAAAAATGCAGGTTTCTGA